In a genomic window of candidate division WOR-3 bacterium:
- a CDS encoding T9SS type A sorting domain-containing protein produces MKLLLVVTGLAVVTALAWGALPATQAGPGSLLSRSEEVLTPAVSDNGLPAVDFFADETLHFDGVPYTGVGLTSGGTFYSAARFTPTSACTLKAILFYQWHNSSNDYAYIFAEGNDTTPGAVLESVPYSGADSMRWKRIDLNPPLVLPAGSDFWACVRLTHTAGRYPIGCDAGPMVRNRGGFLSNNRTSWRQLADQGLDYNWNIRAVISRIPGLAHDVGVSRILVPEPNVGPGSYQPVARVVNYGTNAENNFQVYCWIDSGAVRVYNQSVTVTSAIQPGSRTDVTFPAWHTGPGGASYTVTMFTDLSGDLNRANDTARQTTSIANVFALMDHDTGYCRLTVSCFGPLGYDAPADAGSGFRYPKTAASALYYGSFAMGTDTGYVADWYYGRPASQINSDLVAVESLRAIVPPGIGDEHFYASFSDAAHPRPKSLRVVQHSYMSADPSYDDFIIIVYDIQNQGSSAVNGLYAGLFMDFDIGSSPTTNQGASDTVRRLVYMRQASGANPTVGVRILEPASFRNLSLVDHAIYVYPDTAMTENMKWRFLNGTIVQRSSNRPYDWSIVASAGPFDINPGGTARLAVAVVGGSDENGLRANADAAQVWYNTNVGLAEVPAVVEPLKFRVSPNPFAQRTRVYYHAGVAGRMRLEAFDAAGRRVEQVEFDVAPGSGSYLWKPQGLNCGVYFLRVVTPDGIVETKVLRLD; encoded by the coding sequence ATGAAGCTGTTGTTGGTCGTCACCGGTCTGGCAGTAGTTACTGCACTTGCCTGGGGTGCGCTGCCGGCGACGCAGGCCGGGCCGGGTTCGCTTCTGAGCCGGTCGGAGGAGGTGCTGACACCGGCGGTGAGTGACAACGGATTGCCAGCGGTTGACTTCTTTGCTGATGAAACGCTGCATTTCGACGGTGTACCTTATACCGGTGTCGGGCTGACCAGTGGCGGTACCTTCTATTCAGCGGCGCGGTTTACCCCGACAAGTGCCTGCACGCTGAAGGCGATTCTCTTCTATCAGTGGCACAACTCCAGCAACGATTACGCATATATTTTTGCTGAAGGTAATGATACTACTCCCGGGGCAGTGCTGGAGTCGGTTCCCTACAGTGGTGCTGATTCGATGCGCTGGAAGCGGATTGATCTCAATCCGCCGCTGGTACTGCCGGCAGGGAGCGATTTCTGGGCCTGTGTGCGGTTGACACATACGGCAGGGAGGTATCCGATCGGATGCGATGCCGGTCCGATGGTGCGCAACCGGGGCGGATTCCTCTCCAATAATCGCACATCCTGGCGACAGCTGGCAGACCAGGGGTTGGATTACAACTGGAATATCCGGGCGGTAATCAGCCGGATTCCCGGTCTGGCGCATGATGTGGGCGTGTCCAGAATTCTGGTGCCGGAGCCGAATGTTGGTCCGGGTAGTTATCAGCCAGTTGCCCGGGTAGTTAATTATGGCACGAATGCGGAAAATAATTTTCAGGTTTACTGCTGGATCGATTCCGGGGCGGTGCGGGTGTATAATCAGAGTGTAACCGTAACGAGTGCAATTCAGCCCGGTTCCCGGACTGATGTAACTTTTCCGGCGTGGCATACCGGTCCTGGAGGTGCAAGCTATACGGTCACGATGTTTACTGATCTGAGTGGGGATCTCAACCGGGCGAATGACACCGCACGGCAGACGACGAGTATTGCCAATGTGTTTGCGCTGATGGATCATGATACCGGTTACTGCCGGCTGACTGTGTCTTGTTTCGGTCCGCTGGGGTATGATGCCCCGGCTGATGCCGGTTCGGGGTTCCGCTATCCGAAGACCGCCGCCAGCGCCCTCTATTACGGCTCGTTTGCTATGGGGACCGATACCGGTTATGTTGCAGACTGGTATTATGGCCGGCCGGCAAGCCAGATTAATTCGGATCTGGTGGCGGTGGAGTCGCTGCGGGCGATTGTGCCGCCGGGTATCGGTGATGAGCATTTTTACGCCAGCTTCTCTGATGCGGCTCATCCCCGTCCCAAGAGTCTGCGGGTAGTTCAGCACAGCTATATGAGTGCCGACCCGTCGTACGATGACTTTATTATCATTGTCTATGACATCCAGAATCAGGGTTCCAGTGCGGTTAACGGGCTGTATGCCGGTCTGTTCATGGATTTTGATATCGGCTCTTCACCAACGACCAATCAGGGTGCCTCCGATACCGTGCGCCGCCTGGTGTATATGCGGCAGGCGTCAGGTGCCAATCCCACTGTTGGGGTCAGAATTCTTGAGCCTGCCAGTTTCCGGAATCTCAGTCTGGTGGATCATGCGATCTATGTCTATCCGGATACCGCAATGACCGAAAATATGAAGTGGCGTTTTCTGAACGGCACAATCGTCCAGCGCAGTTCCAACCGGCCTTATGACTGGTCAATCGTTGCCTCTGCCGGGCCGTTTGATATCAATCCGGGCGGAACTGCCCGGCTGGCGGTGGCGGTGGTAGGTGGCAGTGATGAGAACGGGTTGCGGGCAAATGCGGATGCGGCGCAGGTGTGGTATAATACCAATGTGGGGCTGGCGGAGGTACCGGCGGTAGTAGAACCGTTGAAGTTCCGGGTTTCTCCCAATCCGTTTGCACAACGGACCCGGGTATATTATCATGCGGGAGTTGCAGGCAGGATGAGACTTGAGGCTTTTGACGCAGCCGGCCGGCGGGTTGAGCAGGTGGAGTTTGATGTTGCACCGGGAAGCGGCAGTTATTTGTGGAAGCCTCAGGGTTTGAATTGTGGTGTCTACTTTCTGAGGGTTGTTACTCCGGATGGCATAGTCGAGACAAAGGTTCTGCGGCTGGATTAG
- a CDS encoding zinc ribbon domain-containing protein, protein MPVYEFCCDECEKKFDIVATLQEKEAGLKPVCPHCGSSSVHQVFGRFTVIGGSKDDTDIDLPDVDEDYGAGADEEFGDEGMEGIDDLDEDLDEDVELD, encoded by the coding sequence ATGCCTGTTTATGAGTTCTGTTGTGACGAGTGCGAGAAGAAGTTTGATATTGTCGCAACGCTCCAGGAGAAGGAGGCCGGGCTGAAGCCGGTATGTCCCCATTGCGGGAGCAGCAGTGTGCATCAGGTGTTCGGACGGTTTACCGTGATTGGCGGTTCCAAGGATGATACCGATATTGATCTGCCGGATGTGGATGAGGATTACGGTGCGGGCGCCGATGAGGAGTTCGGGGATGAGGGAATGGAAGGGATTGATGATCTGGACGAGGATCTGGATGAGGATGTGGAGCTGGATTAG